One stretch of Hymenobacter chitinivorans DSM 11115 DNA includes these proteins:
- the mgrA gene encoding L-glyceraldehyde 3-phosphate reductase, which yields MHYLPSPGRYQDMTYRRCGRSGLKLPALSLGLWHNFGDVDQLSVGRSTLRRAFDAGVTHFDLANNYGPPPGSAELNFGRILREDFAGYRDELIISTKAGYHMWEGPYGEWGSKKYLVSSLDQSLRRLGLDYVDIFYHHRPDPDTPLAETMTALDLLVRQGKALYVGLSNYQPAEAREAFRILRELGTPCLIHQPKYSMFERWVEDGLLDLLAEEGVGCIPFSPLAQGLLTDKYLRGIPADSRVAKGVGFLTENQLTPERLSQVQRLNELAQNRHQSLAQMALAWLLKDERVTSVLIGASRPEQLTDSLQCLHNLQFTPDELTAIEQVLQG from the coding sequence ATGCACTACCTCCCCAGCCCCGGCCGCTACCAGGACATGACCTACCGCCGCTGCGGCCGCAGCGGCCTCAAACTACCGGCTCTTTCCCTGGGCCTGTGGCACAACTTCGGCGACGTCGACCAGCTCTCCGTGGGCCGCAGCACCCTGCGCCGGGCCTTCGACGCGGGCGTGACCCACTTCGATTTGGCCAACAACTACGGGCCGCCGCCCGGCTCGGCCGAGCTCAACTTCGGCCGCATTCTGCGCGAGGATTTTGCCGGCTACCGCGACGAGCTGATCATTTCAACCAAGGCCGGCTACCACATGTGGGAAGGGCCCTACGGGGAATGGGGCTCGAAAAAGTACCTGGTCAGCAGCCTCGACCAAAGCCTGCGGCGCCTGGGCCTGGACTACGTGGACATCTTCTACCACCACCGCCCCGACCCCGACACGCCGCTGGCGGAAACCATGACGGCCCTCGACCTGCTCGTGCGCCAGGGCAAGGCTCTGTACGTGGGCCTGAGCAATTACCAGCCCGCCGAAGCCCGGGAAGCCTTCCGCATTCTGCGCGAGCTGGGCACGCCCTGCCTGATTCACCAGCCCAAGTACTCCATGTTTGAGCGGTGGGTGGAAGACGGCCTGCTCGACTTGCTGGCCGAGGAAGGCGTGGGCTGCATTCCCTTCTCGCCCCTGGCCCAGGGCCTGCTCACGGATAAGTACCTGCGCGGCATCCCCGCCGACTCCCGGGTAGCCAAGGGCGTCGGGTTCCTGACCGAAAACCAGCTGACGCCGGAGCGCCTCTCGCAGGTGCAGCGCCTGAACGAGCTGGCCCAGAACCGCCACCAAAGCCTGGCCCAGATGGCCCTGGCCTGGCTGCTCAAGGATGAGCGGGTCACCTCGGTCCTCATCGGCGCCAGCCGCCCCGAGCAGCTCACCGACTCGCTGCAGTGCCTGCACAACCTGCAGTTCACCCCCGACGAGCTGACGGCTATTGAGCAGGTTCTGCAGGGGTAA
- a CDS encoding YbaB/EbfC family nucleoid-associated protein: MFDMMGMMGKAKELQEKLQKAQSELQYLTVTAESGGGLVKATVNGHRQLLKLDIDETLLTPQDRDMLADLVVAAVNKAMNEAGEKGKEELKSKTSGLLPNIPGFDLGSFGL, from the coding sequence ATGTTTGACATGATGGGCATGATGGGCAAAGCCAAGGAGCTCCAGGAAAAGCTCCAGAAAGCCCAGAGCGAACTGCAGTACCTGACTGTCACGGCCGAGTCGGGCGGGGGACTGGTGAAGGCCACCGTAAACGGCCACCGCCAGCTGCTCAAGCTCGATATCGACGAGACCCTGCTCACGCCCCAGGACCGCGACATGCTGGCCGACCTAGTGGTAGCGGCAGTGAACAAGGCCATGAACGAAGCCGGCGAAAAAGGCAAGGAAGAGCTCAAAAGCAAGACTTCCGGCCTGCTACCCAACATTCCCGGCTTCGATTTGGGCAGCTTTGGCCTCTAG
- a CDS encoding glycoside hydrolase family 88/105 protein → MKLSSLLTTSLAGLGLLGLVLTATPAPAQKLPKKEKVLKALTLTNDYFMQKWPDPGKDIMTNKLRPSHIWTRSVYYEGLMALYQLDKQKRYYDYAVDWAEKHKWGIRNGITDRDADNQCAGQTYIDLYLIDRKPERIRDIKASIDNMVNSPKVDDWSWIDALQMAMPVYAKLGAEYNDSRYYEKMYQIYNYSKTQHGGKGLFNAEDNLWWRDKDFVPPYKEPNGQDCYWSRGNGWVVAAMVRVLDVMPRSAPHRDEYVQMYMNMIKALPPLQRPDGFWNVSLHDETHFGGKELTGTALFVYGMAWGINRGLLDRKTYQPIIAKAWQGMIKDCLHPDGFLGYVQGTGKEPKDGQPVSYTSRPDFEDYGLGCFLLAGSEVYKLQP, encoded by the coding sequence ATGAAGCTTTCTTCCCTGCTCACTACTTCTCTTGCCGGCCTGGGTTTGCTGGGTCTGGTGCTGACGGCCACCCCGGCCCCGGCCCAGAAGCTGCCCAAGAAAGAAAAGGTGCTCAAAGCCCTGACCCTGACCAATGACTACTTCATGCAGAAGTGGCCCGACCCGGGCAAGGACATCATGACCAACAAGCTGCGCCCCAGTCATATCTGGACCCGCAGCGTGTACTACGAAGGCCTGATGGCCCTGTATCAGCTCGACAAGCAGAAGCGCTACTACGACTACGCCGTGGATTGGGCCGAAAAGCACAAGTGGGGCATCCGCAACGGCATCACCGACCGGGACGCCGACAACCAGTGCGCCGGCCAGACCTACATCGACCTCTACCTGATTGACCGCAAGCCCGAGCGCATCCGCGACATCAAGGCCAGCATTGACAACATGGTTAACAGCCCGAAAGTGGACGACTGGAGCTGGATTGACGCCCTGCAGATGGCCATGCCGGTGTATGCCAAGCTGGGCGCCGAGTACAACGACAGCCGCTACTACGAGAAGATGTACCAGATCTATAACTACTCCAAAACCCAGCACGGGGGCAAGGGACTGTTCAATGCCGAGGACAACCTGTGGTGGCGCGACAAGGACTTTGTGCCGCCCTACAAGGAGCCCAACGGCCAGGACTGCTACTGGAGTCGGGGCAACGGCTGGGTGGTGGCGGCCATGGTGCGCGTGCTCGACGTGATGCCCCGCAGCGCCCCGCACCGCGACGAGTACGTGCAGATGTACATGAACATGATCAAGGCGCTGCCGCCGCTGCAGCGCCCCGACGGCTTCTGGAACGTGAGCCTGCACGACGAGACGCACTTCGGCGGCAAGGAGCTGACGGGCACGGCCCTGTTCGTGTACGGCATGGCCTGGGGCATCAACCGCGGCCTGCTGGACCGCAAAACCTACCAGCCCATCATTGCCAAGGCCTGGCAGGGCATGATTAAGGACTGCCTGCACCCCGACGGCTTCCTGGGCTACGTGCAGGGCACCGGCAAGGAACCCAAGGACGGACAGCCGGTGAGCTACACCAGCCGGCCCGATTTCGAAGACTACGGCCTGGGCTGCTTCCTGCTGGCCGGCAGTGAGGTCTACAAGCTGCAACCATAA
- a CDS encoding rhamnogalacturonan acetylesterase yields MKLFRPTLTLLLALALLSAFLPRPKPRPTLFLIGDSTVKNGKGRGDGGLWGWGNFLPAYFDTTRIRLENHALGGTSSRTFRSQGHWAKVLPRLQAGDFVIMQFGHNDSSPINDTTRARGTIKSNGEETQDIVNLLTKQPETVHSYGWYLRQFMAEIKAQGATPIVCSPIPRNAWTGGKVNRSREDYGRWAQEAARQGGAGFIDLNQLAADKYDRAGEATVRATYFNPTDHTHTIEAGARLNAEAVAEGIRQAKHLALRKYLRK; encoded by the coding sequence ATGAAACTCTTCCGCCCCACCCTCACCTTACTGCTGGCCCTGGCTTTACTCTCGGCTTTTCTGCCCCGGCCCAAACCCCGCCCCACGCTCTTCCTCATCGGCGACTCGACGGTGAAAAACGGTAAGGGCCGCGGCGACGGGGGCCTCTGGGGCTGGGGCAACTTCCTGCCCGCCTACTTCGACACGACCCGCATCCGCCTCGAAAACCACGCCCTGGGCGGCACCAGCTCCCGCACCTTTCGCAGCCAGGGCCACTGGGCCAAGGTGTTGCCCCGCCTCCAGGCCGGCGACTTCGTCATCATGCAGTTTGGCCACAACGACAGCAGCCCCATCAACGACACGACCCGGGCCCGGGGCACCATCAAAAGCAACGGCGAGGAAACCCAGGACATCGTGAACCTGCTCACCAAGCAGCCCGAAACGGTACACTCCTACGGCTGGTATCTGCGCCAGTTTATGGCCGAAATCAAGGCCCAGGGCGCCACGCCTATCGTCTGCTCCCCGATTCCGCGCAACGCCTGGACCGGCGGCAAAGTCAACCGCAGCCGGGAAGACTACGGCCGCTGGGCCCAGGAAGCCGCCCGGCAGGGCGGCGCTGGGTTCATCGACCTCAACCAGCTCGCGGCCGATAAGTACGACCGGGCCGGCGAAGCCACCGTGCGCGCCACTTACTTCAACCCCACCGACCACACCCACACCATCGAGGCCGGGGCCCGACTTAACGCCGAAGCCGTGGCCGAGGGCATCCGGCAAGCGAAACACCTGGCCCTGCGCAAGTATTTGCGGAAGTAG
- a CDS encoding universal stress protein has translation MLPAFVVLTDLSTAAESALTYATLLAQRLSGRLQLLHVYQDPMVVPEAAMVTVPLVLESRKVLLSELVERALRLPIPASAELAVGPFRDAVAEAVQVHHPLLLVLGREKDPTLLDQLIRLQATPILQAARYPLLLVPEGYTSSRLPRRLVVAADDQPFWLTAPSLALSELLDHCYATTTVVHVAPESGPSRADVGLASVQRTGLFGSLTGNSLYEIREAAPADGILQAAEELQAEMVVVLARPHSFLGGLFHRSVTAQVLRHSKVPVLVLPTTA, from the coding sequence ATGCTACCCGCCTTCGTTGTACTTACCGACTTATCAACGGCCGCCGAATCGGCCCTGACCTACGCCACGCTGCTGGCCCAGCGGCTCAGTGGCCGGCTGCAGCTGCTGCACGTGTACCAGGACCCCATGGTGGTGCCCGAAGCGGCGATGGTAACGGTGCCGCTGGTGCTGGAAAGCCGGAAGGTTCTGCTCAGCGAGCTGGTCGAGCGGGCCCTGCGCCTGCCCATTCCGGCCAGCGCCGAGCTGGCCGTCGGCCCCTTCCGCGACGCGGTGGCCGAAGCCGTGCAGGTGCATCACCCGCTGCTGCTGGTGCTGGGCCGCGAAAAAGACCCCACTCTGCTCGACCAGTTGATTCGGCTGCAGGCCACGCCCATTCTGCAGGCGGCCCGCTACCCGTTGCTGCTCGTGCCCGAAGGCTATACCAGCTCCCGGCTGCCCCGCCGCCTGGTGGTAGCCGCCGACGACCAGCCGTTCTGGCTGACGGCGCCTTCCCTGGCCTTGTCGGAGCTGCTGGACCACTGCTACGCCACCACCACCGTAGTCCACGTCGCCCCGGAATCGGGCCCCAGCCGGGCCGACGTGGGCTTGGCCTCGGTGCAGCGCACGGGTCTGTTTGGCTCCCTTACCGGCAACAGTCTCTACGAAATCCGGGAAGCGGCACCCGCCGACGGCATTCTGCAGGCGGCCGAGGAGCTGCAGGCCGAAATGGTAGTGGTACTGGCCCGGCCCCACAGCTTCCTGGGCGGCCTGTTTCACCGCAGCGTCACGGCCCAGGTGCTGCGCCACAGCAAAGTACCCGTGCTGGTGTTGCCTACCACGGCGTAG
- a CDS encoding acetate/propionate family kinase, which yields MNIFVVNSGSSSIKYQLFRWPAEQPVCSGLVERIGQEQATITHKVFDGAGAEAAEQRLTRELPDHEAGLREVVRLLTEGEGRVIQDPTEIAVVGHRVVHGGEAFAATTLITEAVKTEIHRLFALAPLHNPANLLGIEVAERLFAQARQVAVFDTAFHQTLPEHAFRYALPESLYTEQRIRKYGFHGTSHQYVAAQAAAYLNNPDARLITIHLGNGCSMAAVRAGRALDTTMGFGPLAGLVMGTRSGDLDPSVLLHLLGPLGYSAEQVSTLLNKESGMLGLTGFSDMRDVTRALAAGEARAQLAYDLYAYRIRQYIGAYAAVLGGLDAIVFTAGVGENDALVRRLACQDMDFFGLQLDEAQNQRRAPGLRDISSAGARARILVIPTNEELEIARQCAQLLLPA from the coding sequence ATGAATATTTTCGTCGTCAACTCCGGCAGCTCGTCTATTAAGTATCAACTTTTCCGCTGGCCCGCCGAGCAGCCCGTGTGCAGCGGCCTGGTGGAGCGAATCGGGCAGGAGCAGGCCACCATTACCCACAAGGTTTTCGACGGAGCCGGTGCCGAAGCGGCCGAACAGCGCCTGACCCGGGAGCTGCCCGACCACGAAGCTGGTCTGCGCGAAGTGGTGCGCCTGCTGACCGAGGGCGAAGGCCGCGTCATTCAGGACCCGACCGAAATTGCCGTGGTGGGCCACCGGGTGGTGCACGGTGGCGAGGCTTTTGCCGCTACGACGCTGATTACCGAGGCCGTAAAAACGGAAATTCACCGGTTGTTTGCCCTGGCGCCCCTGCACAACCCGGCCAATCTGCTGGGCATTGAGGTGGCCGAGCGGCTCTTTGCCCAGGCCCGGCAAGTGGCGGTATTCGACACCGCTTTTCACCAGACCCTGCCCGAGCACGCCTTCCGCTACGCCCTGCCGGAATCTTTGTATACCGAGCAGCGCATCCGCAAATACGGCTTTCACGGCACCAGCCACCAATACGTAGCGGCTCAGGCCGCCGCTTACCTGAACAACCCCGACGCCCGCCTGATTACCATTCACCTCGGCAACGGCTGCAGCATGGCGGCCGTGCGCGCCGGCCGGGCCCTGGATACGACCATGGGCTTCGGGCCCCTGGCCGGGCTGGTGATGGGCACCCGCTCCGGCGACCTGGACCCTTCGGTGTTGCTGCATCTGCTCGGGCCACTGGGCTATTCGGCGGAGCAGGTCAGCACCTTGCTCAACAAGGAAAGCGGCATGCTGGGCCTCACCGGCTTTAGCGACATGCGCGACGTAACCCGGGCCCTGGCGGCGGGGGAGGCCCGGGCCCAGCTGGCCTACGACCTGTATGCCTACCGCATCCGGCAGTATATCGGGGCCTACGCGGCGGTGCTGGGCGGGCTGGATGCCATTGTATTTACGGCCGGCGTAGGCGAAAACGACGCCCTGGTGCGCCGCCTGGCGTGCCAGGACATGGACTTTTTCGGCCTGCAGCTCGACGAGGCCCAGAACCAGCGCCGGGCGCCGGGCCTGCGCGACATCAGCAGTGCCGGAGCGCGGGCCCGGATTCTGGTAATTCCCACCAACGAGGAGCTGGAAATAGCCCGGCAGTGCGCTCAGCTGCTGTTGCCGGCCTAA
- the pta gene encoding phosphate acetyltransferase has protein sequence MTKTVFIASAEPYSGKSLVTLGLVNMLLSKAQKVGYFKPVITPGPDDKHDAHLDTVLRHFQLPLAYEDTFAYTGPEVLRLIETERQGEMIDTIIRRYKQLEEQHDFIVVEGTDFVGQGTAFKFDLNVTIAKNLGEPVLLVVSGEGKTTAQIISNTLTALRGFEAREVQVLTVVANKVHPGQVADVQELLRAQLPAEVILSVIPEDKALLNPTMQEIHKALGGRLLFGEELLGNQVDNFVTGAMNVPNFLNYLKENVVIVTPGDRGDIVICAVQANLSASYPKVAGVVLTAGWEPEEPILRLLRGLQTVIPILAVPTGTFETSARLAAVKSRISADNPKKVQLAIRTFERYVDVPALAQQLTTFQAEGITPHMFQYRLMQWAKRQRRHIVLPEGNDDRILRAAAQLLHQNIVDLTILGTTEEVLASVKRLGLSWPTDHVRIIDPVHSEFYDDYVNTFYELRKDKGVNEDMARDLLRDVSYFGSMMVYKGHADGMVSGAVHTTQHTIRPALQFIKTKPGVSVVSSVFFMCLPDRVAVFGDCAVNPNPTAEQLAEIAISSAESSRAFGIEPRVAMLSYSSGTSGAGADVDKVRQATELVRRKRPDLKVEGPIQYDAAVDPLVGRQKLPDSEVAGQASVLIFPDLNTGNNTYKAVQRETGALAIGPVLQGLNKPVNDLSRGCTVDDVFNTVVITAIQSQQQ, from the coding sequence ATGACCAAAACCGTCTTCATTGCCTCCGCCGAGCCCTACAGCGGCAAATCCCTCGTGACGCTGGGCCTGGTGAATATGCTGCTCAGCAAAGCCCAGAAAGTCGGCTACTTCAAGCCCGTCATTACCCCGGGGCCCGACGACAAGCACGATGCTCACCTCGACACCGTGCTGCGCCACTTCCAGCTGCCGCTGGCCTACGAAGATACCTTTGCCTACACCGGCCCGGAAGTGCTGCGGCTGATTGAAACCGAGCGGCAGGGCGAAATGATTGACACCATCATCCGCCGCTACAAGCAGCTCGAAGAGCAGCACGACTTCATCGTGGTGGAAGGCACCGACTTCGTGGGCCAGGGCACCGCCTTCAAGTTTGATTTGAACGTGACCATTGCCAAAAACCTGGGCGAACCGGTGCTGCTGGTCGTGTCGGGGGAGGGCAAAACCACGGCCCAAATCATCAGCAACACGCTCACGGCTTTGCGCGGCTTCGAGGCCCGGGAGGTGCAGGTGCTCACGGTGGTGGCCAATAAGGTGCACCCCGGGCAGGTGGCTGATGTGCAGGAGCTGCTGCGCGCCCAACTCCCGGCCGAGGTTATCCTGTCCGTCATTCCCGAGGACAAAGCCCTGCTCAACCCCACGATGCAGGAAATTCACAAGGCCCTGGGCGGGCGGCTGCTTTTTGGGGAAGAGCTGCTCGGCAACCAGGTCGACAACTTCGTGACCGGGGCCATGAACGTGCCCAACTTCCTAAACTACCTCAAGGAAAACGTGGTCATCGTGACGCCCGGCGACCGGGGCGACATCGTTATCTGCGCCGTGCAGGCCAACCTCTCGGCCAGCTACCCCAAGGTGGCCGGCGTGGTCCTGACGGCCGGCTGGGAGCCCGAGGAGCCTATTCTGCGCCTGCTGCGCGGCCTGCAAACGGTGATTCCCATCTTGGCCGTGCCCACCGGCACCTTCGAAACCAGCGCCCGGCTGGCGGCCGTCAAGTCGCGCATCTCGGCCGACAACCCCAAGAAGGTGCAGCTGGCCATCCGCACCTTTGAGCGCTACGTCGACGTGCCCGCCCTGGCCCAGCAGCTCACTACTTTCCAAGCGGAGGGCATTACGCCCCACATGTTCCAGTACCGGCTCATGCAGTGGGCCAAGCGCCAGCGCCGCCACATTGTGCTGCCCGAAGGCAACGACGACCGAATCCTGCGGGCCGCCGCCCAGCTGCTGCACCAGAACATTGTGGACCTGACCATTCTCGGTACCACCGAGGAAGTGCTGGCCTCCGTTAAGCGCCTGGGGCTGAGCTGGCCCACCGACCACGTGCGCATCATTGACCCGGTGCACTCGGAGTTCTACGACGACTACGTCAACACCTTTTATGAGCTGCGCAAAGACAAGGGCGTCAATGAGGACATGGCCCGCGACCTGCTGCGCGACGTGTCGTACTTCGGCTCGATGATGGTGTACAAGGGCCACGCCGACGGGATGGTATCGGGGGCGGTGCACACCACCCAGCACACCATCCGGCCGGCCCTGCAGTTTATCAAAACCAAGCCGGGCGTGTCGGTGGTGTCGTCGGTGTTCTTCATGTGCTTGCCCGACCGGGTGGCCGTCTTCGGCGACTGCGCCGTGAACCCCAACCCAACGGCCGAGCAGTTGGCCGAAATTGCCATTTCCTCGGCCGAAAGCAGCCGGGCCTTCGGCATCGAGCCCCGCGTGGCCATGCTGTCCTACTCCTCGGGCACCTCGGGCGCCGGGGCCGACGTGGACAAGGTGCGGCAGGCCACCGAGCTGGTGCGCCGGAAGCGGCCCGATCTGAAAGTGGAAGGCCCCATCCAGTACGATGCCGCCGTGGACCCCTTGGTGGGCCGGCAGAAGCTGCCCGACTCGGAGGTAGCCGGCCAGGCCAGCGTGCTGATTTTTCCGGACTTGAACACCGGCAACAACACCTACAAGGCCGTGCAGCGCGAAACCGGCGCCCTGGCCATTGGTCCGGTGCTGCAGGGCCTGAATAAGCCGGTAAATGACCTAAGCCGGGGCTGCACCGTGGACGACGTGTTCAACACCGTGGTTATCACCGCCATTCAAAGTCAGCAGCAATAA
- a CDS encoding carboxypeptidase-like regulatory domain-containing protein: MFPLRPALAVCLSALLTLTLLTGPAARANDSTPAAKQTKPAPARTAKKRTAAAGATAKVTKLQPVQVAPARDVMNDHRPLTLAGWVTGADGLPLPGATVWMTNTHAPAVVTNGQGDFLLALPSNAPVSLTIGCAGYHDQVVMLNQPHLQNGVSVALQPLARR; this comes from the coding sequence ATGTTCCCACTTCGCCCCGCCCTCGCCGTTTGCCTCTCCGCGCTGCTGACCCTGACTCTGCTGACCGGCCCCGCCGCCCGGGCCAACGATTCGACGCCGGCTGCTAAGCAGACGAAGCCCGCGCCGGCCCGTACTGCCAAGAAGCGCACGGCGGCCGCGGGGGCCACGGCCAAGGTGACCAAGCTCCAGCCCGTGCAGGTAGCGCCGGCGCGCGACGTAATGAACGACCACCGCCCCCTGACGCTGGCCGGCTGGGTTACCGGGGCCGACGGCTTGCCCCTGCCCGGGGCCACCGTCTGGATGACCAACACCCACGCCCCGGCCGTGGTGACCAACGGCCAGGGCGACTTTCTGCTGGCCCTGCCCAGCAACGCCCCGGTAAGCCTGACCATCGGGTGCGCCGGCTACCACGACCAGGTCGTGATGCTCAACCAGCCCCACCTGCAAAACGGCGTGAGCGTGGCCCTGCAGCCCTTGGCCCGCCGCTAA
- a CDS encoding rhamnogalacturonan acetylesterase has product MKHPLVFRFGLLAALALSTLLLAFGKGPKRPTLYLIGDSTVRNTNAPQMGWGTQLPAFFDTARINIDNRAMAGRSTRTFVSEKRWRVVDSLLRPGDFLLMQFGHNEGSAPDTTKAGRRGVLPGTGEETKQLIWPNGRPETVHTYGWYLRQFIRQAKAKGVTPLVASMIPRNQWQDGKVKRATQNFGGWAREVARQENVAFIDLNQLTADKYDRLGPEAVAKLFAGDHTHTNEAGALLNAASVVEGIRANRKIALNKYLAKQQ; this is encoded by the coding sequence ATGAAACACCCACTGGTTTTCCGCTTCGGCCTCCTGGCTGCGCTGGCCCTGAGCACCCTGCTGCTGGCCTTTGGCAAAGGACCCAAACGCCCCACACTCTATCTGATTGGCGACTCGACGGTGCGCAATACCAATGCCCCGCAGATGGGCTGGGGCACGCAGCTGCCGGCTTTTTTCGACACGGCCAGAATCAATATCGACAACCGGGCTATGGCCGGGCGCAGCACCCGCACCTTCGTTTCGGAGAAGCGCTGGCGCGTGGTGGACTCCCTGCTGCGGCCCGGCGACTTTCTGCTCATGCAATTTGGCCACAACGAAGGCAGCGCCCCCGACACCACCAAGGCCGGCCGCCGGGGCGTATTGCCCGGCACGGGTGAGGAAACCAAGCAGCTGATCTGGCCCAATGGCCGCCCCGAAACGGTGCATACCTACGGCTGGTACCTGCGCCAGTTTATCCGCCAGGCTAAAGCCAAAGGCGTGACGCCCCTCGTGGCCTCCATGATTCCGCGCAACCAGTGGCAGGATGGCAAAGTGAAGCGCGCCACCCAGAACTTCGGTGGCTGGGCCCGGGAAGTAGCCCGGCAGGAAAACGTGGCCTTCATCGACCTCAACCAGCTCACGGCCGACAAGTACGACCGACTCGGCCCCGAGGCCGTGGCCAAGCTCTTCGCCGGCGACCATACCCACACCAACGAAGCCGGCGCGTTGCTTAACGCGGCCTCAGTAGTGGAAGGCATCCGGGCCAACCGCAAAATCGCGCTGAACAAGTACCTGGCCAAGCAGCAGTAA
- a CDS encoding DoxX family protein produces MSLAATLDSLHAQARHNRWLQHFTVFNRVVLAMGFLPAGYVKIAGERFTDLAINQPMGHYLYAFYRTGFYYPFVGVVQMLAAVLLLIPRTATLGAVLYFPIILNIFILTISVRFVGSILTSPLMVLANLYLLCWDYDKLKHLLPWRRPTPELETQHSISNAFPTYFFAGVVAAIFTVAFTVSHLYTIQPYNTFQDCIKRCPGNSKSAACYTFCDCIHNGGEPLDKCLDEYNRAPANPVRRP; encoded by the coding sequence ATGAGCCTCGCTGCTACCCTCGACTCGCTTCATGCCCAGGCCCGGCACAACCGGTGGCTGCAGCATTTCACGGTCTTCAACCGGGTTGTGCTGGCCATGGGCTTTTTGCCGGCGGGCTACGTCAAAATTGCCGGGGAGCGGTTCACCGACCTGGCAATTAACCAGCCGATGGGGCATTATCTGTACGCTTTTTACCGCACCGGTTTTTATTACCCATTCGTGGGCGTGGTGCAAATGCTGGCGGCGGTGCTGCTGCTCATTCCGCGCACGGCCACGCTCGGCGCCGTGCTGTATTTTCCCATCATCCTCAATATTTTTATCCTGACCATTTCCGTGCGCTTCGTCGGCTCCATACTCACGTCGCCGCTCATGGTGCTGGCCAACCTGTACCTGCTCTGCTGGGACTACGACAAATTAAAACACCTCCTGCCCTGGCGCCGCCCAACCCCCGAGTTGGAAACCCAGCACTCCATCAGCAACGCCTTCCCGACTTATTTTTTCGCCGGCGTAGTGGCTGCCATTTTTACCGTGGCCTTTACCGTCAGCCACCTGTATACTATTCAGCCCTACAACACTTTTCAGGACTGCATCAAGCGCTGCCCGGGCAACAGCAAATCGGCGGCCTGCTACACGTTCTGCGACTGTATCCACAACGGCGGAGAGCCGCTGGATAAGTGCCTCGACGAGTACAACCGAGCCCCCGCCAACCCGGTCCGACGGCCCTAA